One region of Candidatus Dependentiae bacterium genomic DNA includes:
- a CDS encoding SMC family ATPase: SEIQAKAHQFEEMVRQKHAIFSEVAKMKSARILRKEKKILLEQVILQLSDADEVGRVLSDLELERKKNMQIKDQLAHDIGALLERRRRAEEALVFVEQYTQEQNLLHQEKKSYDTLVEAYGKNGIQALLIEEVLPEIEREANLLLSRLTDNQTQIFIESVRDLKSGGMRETLDIQISDAVGVRPYEMFSGGEAFRIDFALRIAVSKLLARRAGTHLQTLFIDEGFGSQDEEGLSLLTQALFSIQQDFEKIIIVSHLERLKDSFPVHIVVEKRSAGSFIHVEERG; the protein is encoded by the coding sequence TTCTGAAATTCAAGCAAAAGCACATCAATTTGAAGAAATGGTTCGACAAAAGCATGCGATTTTTTCTGAAGTTGCAAAAATGAAGTCTGCTCGAATCTTGCGCAAAGAAAAAAAGATACTTTTGGAGCAAGTTATTCTTCAGTTGTCAGATGCCGATGAGGTTGGCAGAGTGCTGAGTGACTTGGAGTTGGAGCGAAAGAAAAATATGCAGATAAAAGACCAGCTTGCACATGACATTGGAGCTCTTTTGGAGAGAAGGCGACGAGCAGAAGAAGCGCTTGTTTTTGTTGAGCAATACACTCAAGAACAAAATTTGTTACATCAGGAAAAAAAATCATACGATACGTTGGTTGAAGCCTATGGAAAAAATGGCATTCAAGCATTGTTGATTGAAGAGGTTTTGCCAGAGATTGAACGCGAAGCGAATCTACTTCTTTCTCGCTTGACGGATAATCAAACGCAGATTTTTATTGAATCGGTAAGAGATTTAAAGAGTGGTGGAATGAGGGAGACTTTGGATATTCAAATATCTGATGCTGTTGGGGTTCGGCCATACGAGATGTTTTCTGGGGGAGAGGCTTTTCGTATTGACTTTGCGTTGAGAATTGCTGTTTCAAAGTTACTCGCTCGAAGAGCCGGGACTCATTTGCAAACACTTTTTATTGACGAGGGTTTTGGTTCGCAAGATGAAGAAGGACTTTCTTTGTTAACTCAAGCGCTGTTCTCGATTCAGCAGGATTTTGAAAAGATAATCATTGTTTCACATTTAGAACGACTAAAAGATAGTTTTCCTGTGCACATTGTCGTTGAAAAGCGATCTGCAGGATCTTTTATTCATGTTGAAGAAAGAGGGTAA
- a CDS encoding HU family DNA-binding protein has product MKKSELIEAISEETMFSKKDITRVMASFTRIVERTLKKGGKVCIANFGNFWTTRRPERIGINPATKERITLPAVSIPRFKAGKHFKENVKNM; this is encoded by the coding sequence ATGAAAAAAAGCGAATTGATTGAAGCGATCAGTGAAGAGACCATGTTTAGCAAAAAAGACATTACTCGCGTAATGGCTTCTTTCACACGTATCGTAGAACGTACGCTTAAAAAAGGCGGTAAAGTTTGTATCGCTAACTTTGGAAACTTCTGGACAACTCGTCGCCCAGAACGCATTGGAATCAATCCAGCAACCAAAGAAAGAATTACACTCCCAGCTGTAAGCATTCCACGCTTCAAAGCAGGAAAACACTTCAAAGAAAACGTCAAAAATATGTAA
- a CDS encoding TatD family deoxyribonuclease, producing the protein MESFKFIDTHCHLDVVLRMNFDDLLTQREIAQISETVLQMQRLGISDFVSVGTNLVVSKNSVSLAHAIPGVWATIGLHPTDVHDDWRSDVNEFKKMLAADDRRKIVAVGEIGIDLFRDASLLSKQQDLLKAQIELALEYNRSIVFHIRDHIGVDRSAQHTLEIIDLYGKQIRGVIHCFQQSLDMAQEFVNRGFYLGIDAPIDYPKNEWLRDVVRKIPLRSLVLETDAPFLPPQKLRGQKNTSLAIPYIAEQIALLKNCSIEEVARVTTENAISLFGIDVATN; encoded by the coding sequence ATGGAGTCTTTTAAATTTATTGATACGCACTGTCATCTAGACGTTGTTCTGCGGATGAATTTTGATGATTTGTTGACTCAGCGTGAAATTGCACAAATCTCAGAAACAGTTCTTCAGATGCAGCGTTTGGGAATTTCTGATTTTGTGAGTGTTGGGACCAATCTTGTTGTGAGCAAAAATTCTGTTTCGTTGGCACACGCTATTCCTGGTGTTTGGGCTACGATAGGCTTGCACCCAACAGATGTGCATGATGATTGGCGAAGCGATGTTAATGAATTTAAAAAGATGCTTGCAGCTGATGATCGTAGAAAAATTGTTGCTGTGGGTGAGATTGGAATCGATTTATTTCGTGATGCAAGCTTACTTTCAAAGCAGCAGGATTTGCTTAAGGCTCAAATAGAGTTAGCGCTTGAATATAATCGATCGATTGTTTTTCATATTCGTGATCATATCGGGGTTGACCGATCGGCTCAACATACGCTTGAAATTATAGATCTATATGGCAAACAAATTCGTGGAGTGATTCATTGTTTTCAGCAATCGCTTGATATGGCACAAGAATTTGTAAACAGAGGTTTTTATTTGGGAATCGATGCACCGATTGATTATCCCAAAAATGAATGGCTTCGCGACGTTGTTCGTAAAATTCCACTGAGAAGTTTGGTGCTCGAGACCGATGCGCCGTTTCTTCCTCCCCAAAAATTGCGTGGACAAAAAAATACTTCGTTAGCAATTCCATACATTGCAGAACAAATCGCACTGCTTAAAAATTGTTCAATCGAGGAAGTTGCTCGAGTAACGACAGAAAATGCGATTTCATTATTTGGGATTGATGTTGCTACAAATTAA